One Mixta gaviniae genomic window carries:
- a CDS encoding acyltransferase — MVDFRQVQVKNDVITGEGVVIYQPANLYGCTLQDGVFIGPFVEIQGNSVVGRGSKIQSHCFICEYVTIGENCFIGHGVMFANDMFRSGRPDPDRNAWGRITLGDNVSVGSGATILAVNICDGAVIGAGSVVTKDIVRKGVYAGNPARLIRML, encoded by the coding sequence ATGGTCGACTTTCGACAGGTACAGGTTAAGAATGATGTCATTACTGGCGAGGGCGTGGTGATTTACCAGCCCGCCAATCTCTACGGCTGCACGCTGCAGGACGGGGTTTTCATCGGCCCTTTCGTGGAGATACAGGGCAATAGTGTTGTTGGCCGCGGCAGCAAGATCCAGTCGCACTGCTTTATCTGTGAATATGTCACTATCGGCGAAAACTGTTTTATCGGTCACGGCGTGATGTTCGCCAACGATATGTTTCGCAGCGGGCGGCCCGATCCGGATCGCAACGCCTGGGGGCGTATTACGCTTGGCGATAATGTTTCTGTCGGCAGCGGCGCCACCATCCTGGCCGTTAACATCTGCGATGGCGCGGTGATCGGCGCAGGTAGCGTAGTGACGAAAGATATCGTCCGCAAAGGGGTCTACGCCGGCAACCCGGCGCGTCTGATCAGAATGCTGTAG
- the parS gene encoding type II RES/Xre toxin-antitoxin system antitoxin, giving the protein MSVSVYRPGKMHVERSLLLSLNLPETLPEAHERIAHGLSADLLKKAASLSAFDEARLCRLAGIDRNTYARRTKSSEQTFSADQSGRIYMLMRVLSAASKLFDGNMQRAAEWLDTPAKGLGGKKPSEMTSTVAGAEAVINLIGQIEHSVIT; this is encoded by the coding sequence ATGTCTGTTTCCGTCTATCGACCCGGTAAAATGCACGTTGAGCGCTCTCTGCTGCTGTCGCTTAACCTGCCGGAAACCCTGCCTGAAGCGCATGAGCGTATTGCGCATGGCCTGAGCGCCGACCTGCTGAAGAAAGCGGCATCGCTCTCCGCTTTCGACGAGGCGCGCCTGTGCCGGCTGGCCGGCATCGATCGCAATACCTATGCGCGCCGCACCAAAAGCAGCGAACAGACTTTTTCCGCCGATCAAAGCGGCCGCATCTACATGCTGATGCGTGTGCTTTCCGCCGCCAGCAAGCTATTCGACGGCAATATGCAGCGCGCGGCGGAATGGCTCGATACGCCGGCGAAAGGCTTAGGCGGGAAAAAACCGTCGGAGATGACGTCGACCGTCGCCGGCGCGGAAGCGGTCATTAATCTGATCGGGCAGATTGAGCATAGCGTCATCACCTGA
- a CDS encoding glycosyltransferase family 9 protein, with protein sequence MSFANFRMKMIEKLLLACKKKPKKNAAPLNSIDFKRIVVISNKLLGDFLFCTPAIASLKEKYPGAEIMAVLSGKNRNIVGECDYIQHVVYMENNLSSVIKALPEIRKFKPELAVIFHSRTPYDIVAATFAGCRYIVKHYFNNDVKKLIPLCDISVIDETSPPVINHLSLVKALGCDTHDKKMFFPCPVECIKNDSQLNIGFQPGASKSNRFLPTSLTSPLVAELLKRFPDCQIHLFGAPHETALGDAFIAPLSEEQAARVVNHIGKTTLPQLAHQLKVLDLLITPDTGTLHVATALQVKTVSLFVQRRSNGCEPVQDLHLHRILYAADFNALALDRRYPTPLAFIPCEQVLEKVTELIDDSGNRALVTPSNTHHLA encoded by the coding sequence ATGTCCTTTGCCAACTTTCGTATGAAAATGATTGAAAAATTGCTGCTGGCCTGCAAAAAAAAACCGAAAAAAAACGCGGCGCCGCTGAATTCCATTGATTTCAAACGCATTGTTGTCATCTCAAATAAACTTCTTGGCGATTTTCTATTTTGCACCCCTGCCATAGCCAGCCTGAAAGAAAAATATCCTGGCGCGGAAATCATGGCGGTATTAAGTGGTAAAAACCGCAATATCGTGGGAGAGTGCGACTATATCCAGCATGTCGTTTATATGGAGAATAACCTCTCCTCTGTTATCAAAGCGCTGCCGGAGATCAGAAAATTCAAACCGGAGCTGGCGGTTATTTTCCATTCCAGAACCCCTTACGATATAGTGGCGGCTACGTTTGCCGGATGCCGTTATATTGTAAAACACTACTTTAATAACGATGTAAAAAAACTCATTCCACTGTGTGATATTTCCGTGATTGATGAAACCAGCCCGCCCGTTATCAATCACCTCTCACTGGTAAAAGCATTAGGTTGCGATACGCATGATAAAAAAATGTTTTTCCCTTGCCCGGTGGAGTGCATAAAAAACGATAGCCAGCTGAATATAGGGTTTCAGCCCGGCGCCTCGAAAAGCAACCGCTTTTTACCCACCTCATTAACTTCACCTTTAGTGGCTGAATTGCTGAAGCGATTTCCAGACTGTCAGATTCATCTCTTTGGTGCGCCGCATGAAACGGCGTTAGGCGACGCGTTTATTGCGCCATTAAGCGAAGAGCAGGCCGCGCGGGTGGTGAATCATATTGGTAAAACCACACTGCCACAGCTGGCACATCAGCTGAAGGTGCTAGATCTGTTGATTACGCCGGATACCGGTACCTTACATGTCGCTACGGCTTTGCAAGTAAAAACCGTTAGCCTGTTCGTCCAGCGACGCAGTAACGGCTGTGAGCCGGTTCAGGATCTGCATCTGCATCGCATCCTCTATGCCGCTGACTTTAACGCTCTCGCCCTTGATCGTCGCTATCCTACGCCGCTGGCCTTTATCCCCTGTGAACAGGTGCTGGAAAAGGTCACTGAACTGATTGACGACAGCGGTAATCGCGCCCTTGTGACGCCGTCAAATACTCATCACCTCGCCTGA
- a CDS encoding multidrug ABC transporter permease/ATP-binding protein → MELLSVVYKQYRWPFIAVIVLNLLSAALGIGMIAWINHELIASVNASMTVLPQFLGLLLLLMAVTLASQLALTLLGHHFVWRLRGQFIKRILDTHIQRIEQIGSAQLLAGLTSDVRNITIAFVRLPELIQGIILTIGSAAYLAWLSPRMLTITAIWVAVTIIGGWLLVSRVYRHMATLRETEDRLYADYQTVIDGRKELALNRERAQLIYDTVYQEDANTYRHHIVRADTYHLSAVNWSNIMMLGAIGMVFFMANGLGWADTAVAATYSLTLLFLRTPLLQAVGALPTLLSAQVAFNKLRAFQLAEWREHFAPLSPVSDWQTLELREVVFHYGENGFRVGPINLTLKRGELVFLIGGNGSGKSTLAMLLTGLYPPVSGTLLVDGEEMRDSERYRQLFSAVFTDVHLFDRLIGPGALPADPALVQQWLERLKMQDKLKLEGNRVLNLQLSKGQSKRLALLLAAAEQRDILLLDEWAADQDPHFRRIFYRELLPWLQQSGKTVFAISHDDHYFTHADRLLEMRDGQLHELTGSEREKATLDAVQRTDTGR, encoded by the coding sequence ATGGAGTTGCTGTCAGTCGTTTATAAACAGTACCGTTGGCCGTTTATCGCCGTTATCGTACTAAATTTGCTGAGCGCGGCGCTCGGCATCGGAATGATCGCCTGGATTAACCATGAGCTGATCGCCAGCGTCAACGCCTCAATGACGGTGCTGCCGCAGTTTCTCGGCCTGCTGCTGCTGCTGATGGCGGTCACGCTGGCATCGCAGCTGGCGCTGACGCTGCTGGGCCACCATTTTGTCTGGCGGCTGCGCGGCCAGTTTATTAAGCGCATCCTCGACACCCACATTCAGCGTATCGAGCAGATCGGCAGCGCCCAGCTGCTGGCGGGCCTGACCAGCGACGTGCGCAATATCACCATCGCCTTTGTGCGTCTGCCGGAGCTGATTCAGGGCATTATCCTGACTATCGGCTCAGCGGCCTATCTCGCCTGGCTGTCGCCGCGCATGTTGACGATAACGGCGATTTGGGTCGCCGTGACCATTATCGGCGGCTGGCTGCTGGTATCGCGCGTCTATCGCCATATGGCGACGCTGCGCGAAACGGAAGACCGCCTCTACGCCGATTATCAGACAGTGATCGACGGGCGCAAAGAGCTGGCACTCAACCGCGAGCGCGCGCAGCTGATTTACGACACTGTTTATCAGGAAGATGCCAACACCTACCGGCACCATATCGTGCGCGCCGATACCTATCATCTCAGCGCGGTGAACTGGTCGAACATTATGATGCTGGGCGCGATCGGCATGGTGTTCTTTATGGCCAACGGCCTTGGCTGGGCGGATACCGCGGTGGCCGCTACCTATTCCCTGACGCTGCTGTTTCTGCGCACGCCGCTGCTGCAGGCGGTAGGCGCGCTGCCGACGCTGCTGAGCGCGCAGGTTGCCTTTAATAAGCTGCGCGCTTTTCAGCTGGCGGAGTGGCGCGAGCATTTCGCGCCGCTGTCGCCAGTTAGCGACTGGCAGACGCTGGAGCTGCGCGAGGTGGTCTTCCACTACGGCGAAAACGGCTTTCGCGTCGGTCCGATTAACCTGACCTTGAAGCGCGGCGAGCTGGTGTTTCTGATTGGCGGCAACGGCAGCGGCAAATCGACGCTGGCGATGCTGCTGACCGGCCTCTATCCGCCGGTTTCCGGCACCCTGCTGGTGGATGGCGAGGAGATGCGCGATAGCGAACGCTACCGCCAGCTGTTCTCCGCCGTGTTTACCGACGTGCATCTGTTCGATCGCCTTATCGGCCCCGGCGCGCTGCCGGCCGATCCGGCGCTGGTGCAGCAGTGGCTGGAGAGGCTGAAAATGCAGGATAAACTGAAGCTGGAGGGCAACCGGGTGCTGAATCTGCAGCTGTCAAAAGGGCAGAGCAAGCGGCTGGCGTTGCTGCTGGCGGCGGCAGAGCAGCGCGATATTCTGCTGCTGGATGAATGGGCGGCCGATCAGGATCCCCATTTCCGCCGCATATTTTACCGCGAGCTGCTGCCGTGGCTGCAGCAGAGCGGCAAAACGGTGTTCGCCATCAGTCATGACGATCACTACTTTACCCATGCCGACCGGCTGCTGGAGATGCGTGACGGACAGCTGCATGAGCTGACCGGCAGCGAACGGGAGAAAGCGACGCTGGATGCGGTGCAACGCACCGATACCGGGCGTTAA
- a CDS encoding AraC family transcriptional regulator gives MSISTSDWVQLQRDGETGIESVHAHFCGHAYDPHDHDEMLVGVTQKGLQRFNCHRTLHTSTPGQVILIEPGAVHDGHAPDPEGFTYSMLYLPQRWLSAALDRRGLGDISTLQAAFRHTLTEDRLLNMAIQQAFNAVHNGEGRLARDQGLDRLIALLARHLSVQSALLPDDAARQMQRVRDYLHDAMAQDIGLDDLARYAGIDRFRLTRQFQKAFGQSPHAYLVRLRLRSARVLLAQGVNPARAAVQVGFADQSHLGRWFRRAYRMTPAAYQQRCTNVLYGRRPFSG, from the coding sequence ATGTCGATATCAACCAGCGACTGGGTGCAGTTGCAGCGGGATGGCGAGACCGGGATCGAAAGCGTCCACGCCCATTTTTGCGGCCACGCCTACGATCCGCACGATCACGATGAGATGCTGGTCGGCGTAACGCAAAAAGGGCTGCAGCGGTTTAACTGCCATCGCACCCTGCATACCAGCACTCCCGGACAGGTGATTTTGATTGAGCCGGGCGCGGTGCATGACGGCCATGCGCCCGATCCCGAAGGCTTTACCTACAGTATGCTTTATCTGCCGCAGCGCTGGCTTTCCGCAGCGCTGGATCGTCGCGGGCTGGGCGATATCTCGACGCTGCAGGCGGCGTTTCGCCACACCCTGACCGAAGATCGCCTGCTGAATATGGCGATCCAGCAGGCGTTTAATGCTGTGCATAACGGCGAAGGCCGGCTGGCGCGCGATCAGGGGCTGGACCGGCTGATCGCGTTGCTGGCGCGCCACCTTAGCGTCCAATCCGCTCTCTTGCCCGATGATGCGGCCCGCCAGATGCAGCGCGTCAGGGATTATCTGCATGATGCCATGGCGCAGGATATCGGGCTGGACGATCTGGCACGCTATGCCGGTATCGATCGTTTTCGCCTGACGCGCCAGTTTCAGAAAGCGTTCGGACAGTCGCCGCACGCCTATCTGGTGCGCCTGCGCTTGCGCAGCGCCCGCGTGCTGCTGGCGCAGGGCGTTAATCCCGCCCGTGCCGCGGTGCAGGTCGGCTTCGCCGATCAGAGCCATCTGGGGCGCTGGTTCCGGCGCGCCTACCGCATGACGCCGGCCGCCTATCAGCAACGCTGCACAAATGTTCTATACGGACGCCGCCCCTTTTCCGGATGA
- a CDS encoding carboxymuconolactone decarboxylase family protein: MSISAHSDRETLAPRLAGLSKEALFGDIWAQPELPCRERSLSTLVTAAPGRVEQLLWHIRFAGQNGVSRAGITELITHLAFCAGWPAAVPALNCLEQEEQ; encoded by the coding sequence ATGTCGATATCCGCACATTCGGATCGCGAGACGTTGGCGCCCAGGCTTGCCGGGCTGAGCAAAGAGGCGCTGTTTGGCGACATCTGGGCGCAGCCCGAGCTGCCCTGCCGCGAACGCAGCCTGAGTACGCTGGTGACGGCGGCGCCTGGGCGCGTTGAGCAGCTGCTCTGGCATATCCGCTTCGCCGGGCAGAATGGCGTCAGCCGCGCCGGGATAACGGAGCTGATTACCCATCTCGCCTTCTGTGCCGGATGGCCCGCCGCCGTGCCGGCGCTGAACTGCCTTGAGCAGGAGGAGCAATAA
- the cadR gene encoding Cd(II)/Pb(II)-responsive transcriptional regulator has product MKTGELARLAGCKVETVRYYEREGLLAAPLRDGDNNYRHYDSHHLESLLFIRRCRTLDMTHEEIRVLLQTRSQPDADCGAVNALIDRHLHHVQEKIRELKALEQQLTALRSQCHTGRAARHCGILRELEQTDDLQPLTSLTRGL; this is encoded by the coding sequence ATGAAAACTGGCGAACTCGCCCGGCTGGCGGGCTGTAAGGTGGAAACGGTGCGCTACTATGAGCGGGAGGGGTTATTAGCCGCTCCGCTGCGCGACGGTGACAATAACTATCGGCATTACGACAGCCATCACCTGGAAAGCCTGCTGTTTATACGCCGTTGCCGAACGCTGGATATGACGCATGAGGAGATTCGCGTGCTGCTGCAGACCCGCAGCCAGCCCGATGCCGACTGCGGCGCGGTTAACGCGCTGATCGACCGACATCTGCATCACGTGCAGGAAAAAATTCGTGAACTGAAGGCGCTGGAACAGCAGTTGACCGCGCTGCGCAGCCAGTGCCATACCGGCCGTGCGGCACGGCACTGCGGTATCCTGCGCGAGCTGGAGCAGACAGACGATCTGCAGCCGCTGACCTCGCTGACGCGCGGTCTCTAG
- a CDS encoding DUF4865 family protein, with translation MIVMQYRYTLPASYDMAIIEQRIAQNGARLDGFPGLLFKAYLYARVDRGAPENRYAPLYLWRDADALRRFLHSPGFAALTRDFGWPVTETWLTLHAPTWAELATKRYARITIGEIPPHSDLPAMALSGMLCAWDVSRWRLLQVDFSDEPPVGPNAGDYRIGYLAGEQRR, from the coding sequence ATGATAGTGATGCAATATCGTTATACCCTGCCGGCGAGCTATGACATGGCGATAATCGAGCAGCGTATCGCGCAGAACGGTGCCCGGCTCGATGGCTTTCCCGGCCTGCTGTTCAAGGCCTATCTCTACGCACGCGTCGATCGGGGCGCCCCGGAGAACCGCTATGCGCCGCTCTACCTGTGGCGCGACGCCGATGCCCTGCGGCGCTTTTTACACAGCCCCGGCTTCGCCGCGCTGACGCGCGATTTCGGCTGGCCGGTGACAGAAACCTGGCTAACGCTGCACGCCCCGACATGGGCGGAGCTGGCGACAAAACGCTACGCCCGCATCACGATCGGGGAGATACCGCCGCACAGCGATTTACCGGCGATGGCGCTTAGCGGCATGCTCTGCGCCTGGGATGTCAGCCGCTGGCGGCTTCTGCAGGTTGATTTTAGCGATGAGCCGCCCGTCGGGCCGAACGCGGGCGATTACCGTATCGGCTATCTGGCTGGCGAACAACGCAGGTAA
- a CDS encoding tautomerase family protein, whose amino-acid sequence MPFTRITLRQGYSDAGLTLISDTLHQTLVETFAVPAADRFQVIEALPAGRRVFDAHYLSGTRDEDFILFQLVAGKPRTRAQKQQFYRLLSERLHARLGIHPDNIMVIMQFNSADEWSFSSGKMHQQEAI is encoded by the coding sequence ATGCCATTTACCCGTATTACGCTGCGCCAGGGCTACAGCGACGCCGGGCTGACGCTGATCTCCGATACGCTGCATCAGACGCTGGTTGAAACCTTTGCCGTGCCGGCAGCAGATCGTTTTCAGGTGATTGAAGCCCTGCCCGCCGGGCGGCGCGTGTTTGATGCGCACTACCTGAGCGGCACACGCGACGAAGATTTTATTCTGTTTCAGCTGGTGGCGGGCAAGCCGAGAACGCGCGCGCAGAAGCAACAATTTTATCGCCTGCTGAGCGAGCGGCTGCACGCGCGGCTGGGGATCCATCCGGATAATATTATGGTGATTATGCAGTTCAACAGCGCGGATGAGTGGAGTTTCAGCAGCGGCAAAATGCACCAGCAGGAGGCGATATGA
- a CDS encoding DMT family transporter: MPASEQRLAGIAAIFFASILWGTTGTAATFAPELSPLAVGAVAMGTGGLLQGLIAAAAIMRQRRLIAQHWRYLLTGALAVAIYPLAFYASMRFAGVTVGTVISIGSAPLLSALIEYRLDGLRLTRRWAGGALTGLVGMALLCIAKSGGHDTGGEADRALVGILLGLLAGFTYALYSWSARRLMQQNVAPRAAMGATFGGGGILLMPVLLLTGAPLLAAWNNAAVGIYMALVPMFIGYLCYGYGLARIPASLATTITLLEPVVAALLAVLLVGEKLSPTGWTGVVLIVGCLAIITLPAKQPGARRATADSR; the protein is encoded by the coding sequence ATGCCCGCTTCCGAACAGCGTCTGGCGGGGATAGCCGCCATTTTTTTCGCTTCGATCCTTTGGGGAACTACCGGGACGGCCGCCACCTTTGCCCCCGAACTCAGCCCGCTGGCGGTCGGCGCGGTGGCGATGGGCACCGGCGGTCTGCTGCAGGGGCTTATTGCCGCCGCCGCCATTATGCGTCAGCGACGGCTGATCGCGCAGCACTGGCGCTATCTGCTGACCGGCGCGCTGGCGGTGGCGATCTACCCGCTCGCTTTTTATGCCTCAATGCGTTTTGCCGGCGTCACCGTCGGCACCGTGATTTCCATCGGCTCCGCGCCGCTGCTCTCCGCGCTGATTGAATATCGCCTCGATGGCCTGCGCCTGACCCGGCGCTGGGCGGGCGGGGCGCTCACCGGGCTGGTGGGCATGGCGCTGCTCTGCATAGCGAAAAGCGGCGGCCACGACACTGGCGGCGAAGCGGATCGCGCCCTTGTCGGCATCCTGCTGGGGCTACTGGCTGGCTTCACCTACGCGCTCTACTCCTGGTCCGCACGACGCCTGATGCAGCAGAACGTGGCGCCGCGCGCGGCGATGGGGGCGACATTTGGCGGCGGCGGCATCTTGCTGATGCCGGTTCTGCTGTTGACCGGCGCGCCGCTGCTGGCCGCCTGGAATAACGCTGCGGTCGGCATCTATATGGCGCTGGTGCCGATGTTTATCGGCTATCTCTGCTACGGCTACGGGCTGGCGCGCATTCCGGCCAGCCTGGCCACCACCATTACGCTGCTGGAGCCGGTAGTGGCCGCGCTACTGGCGGTGCTGCTGGTCGGCGAAAAGCTGTCGCCGACGGGCTGGACGGGCGTGGTTCTGATTGTCGGCTGTCTGGCGATCATTACCCTGCCGGCGAAGCAGCCTGGCGCCCGGCGTGCAACGGCGGATAGCCGGTAA
- a CDS encoding DUF2000 domain-containing protein, with amino-acid sequence MFDTKVALIIRDDLAVWQRLNVAAFLASGIAAAAPEMMGAPYVDAKGRHYGNMLGQPMLVFAADLPQLQGAHRKGLERELTLIPYVHAMFSTGHDEANRQAFLAEDADNLNLVGLALRGPKKAVEKAIKGLALHG; translated from the coding sequence ATGTTTGATACCAAAGTAGCACTGATTATTCGTGATGACCTGGCCGTATGGCAGCGGCTGAATGTGGCGGCGTTTCTCGCCAGCGGCATCGCCGCCGCCGCGCCGGAGATGATGGGCGCGCCCTATGTCGACGCCAAAGGCCGCCATTACGGCAATATGCTGGGGCAGCCGATGCTGGTGTTCGCGGCGGATCTCCCCCAGCTGCAGGGCGCGCACCGCAAAGGACTGGAGCGCGAGCTGACCCTGATCCCCTATGTTCACGCAATGTTCTCTACCGGCCACGATGAGGCCAACCGTCAGGCGTTTCTGGCGGAGGATGCCGACAACCTCAATCTGGTCGGGCTGGCGCTGCGCGGCCCGAAAAAGGCGGTAGAGAAAGCGATAAAAGGGCTGGCGCTGCACGGTTAA
- a CDS encoding LysR substrate-binding domain-containing protein: MTRLPLSLDPDALRSFVTGVECGSFALAATKLCRSTSAISAQLKKLESQCGTTLLVKKGRHLALTASGEILLSYARRLLALNDEAQRAVKGELLQGEIRIGMQEDFGEALMPGILGPFSRQHPGVKITARVDRNPALLRAIEEQALDMALLWQPEQHAPGGQLLGTWPLEWIGHQSIDIAPALKRGEPLPLVMFDAPCVMRARATESLDRAGIPWRMVFISHSLSGIWAAVQAGLGITVRTRVGMPSELVPLNGMLPSPGQLGVSLLGAAGEATEAQRLLQTLMTEAVANVTLRQAHAAG, encoded by the coding sequence ATGACGCGGCTTCCTCTCTCGCTCGATCCCGATGCGCTCCGCAGTTTTGTTACCGGCGTGGAATGCGGCAGCTTTGCGCTGGCGGCAACAAAGCTTTGCCGCTCTACCTCCGCTATCAGCGCGCAGCTTAAAAAGCTGGAAAGCCAGTGCGGCACCACGCTGCTGGTCAAAAAAGGCCGCCATCTGGCGCTAACCGCCAGCGGCGAAATTTTGCTCAGCTATGCGCGTCGGCTGCTGGCGTTAAACGATGAGGCGCAGCGGGCGGTAAAAGGGGAGCTACTGCAGGGCGAAATACGCATCGGCATGCAGGAGGATTTCGGCGAAGCGCTGATGCCGGGCATTCTCGGGCCGTTCAGCCGCCAACATCCGGGCGTGAAGATCACGGCGCGCGTTGATCGTAACCCGGCGCTGTTGCGCGCGATAGAAGAGCAGGCGCTCGATATGGCGCTACTGTGGCAGCCGGAGCAGCATGCGCCAGGCGGGCAGCTTCTGGGCACCTGGCCGCTGGAATGGATCGGCCATCAAAGCATCGATATCGCCCCGGCGCTAAAGCGCGGTGAGCCGCTGCCGCTGGTAATGTTCGATGCGCCCTGCGTAATGCGCGCACGGGCGACGGAAAGCCTGGATCGCGCCGGCATCCCCTGGCGTATGGTATTTATCAGCCACAGCCTGAGCGGCATTTGGGCTGCAGTGCAGGCGGGGCTGGGCATTACGGTGCGCACCCGTGTCGGCATGCCGTCGGAACTGGTTCCCCTTAACGGAATGCTGCCGTCGCCCGGCCAGCTTGGCGTTTCTTTGCTGGGCGCGGCAGGGGAGGCCACCGAAGCGCAGCGGCTACTGCAAACGCTGATGACCGAGGCGGTCGCTAACGTGACGCTTCGCCAGGCGCACGCCGCGGGCTAA
- a CDS encoding TetR/AcrR family transcriptional regulator → MSTAQEKLLNAARVLFYEHGINATGIDAIIKRAGVAKKSLYNNFASKDELVATYLTLRHQEWLALYEQRLQAADTPREKVLAVFQAYEDHAEYAYEHGFRGCGLLNAAAELPAAAPGRQAVRRHKEEVEAILVAHLTALLPGDAARVRLMARHFAFLLEGSISRAGLEGNGDCVREAELMAAQMMEAL, encoded by the coding sequence ATGTCCACCGCCCAGGAAAAATTGCTGAATGCGGCGCGCGTGCTGTTCTATGAACACGGCATTAATGCCACCGGTATCGATGCGATTATCAAACGCGCCGGCGTGGCGAAAAAAAGCCTGTATAACAACTTCGCCTCGAAAGATGAACTGGTCGCCACCTATTTGACCTTACGTCATCAGGAGTGGCTGGCGCTGTATGAACAACGGCTGCAGGCGGCCGATACGCCGCGCGAAAAGGTGCTGGCGGTGTTTCAGGCCTATGAAGATCATGCGGAATACGCCTATGAACATGGCTTTCGCGGCTGCGGCCTGCTGAATGCCGCAGCGGAACTGCCCGCCGCCGCGCCGGGCCGTCAGGCGGTGCGACGTCATAAAGAGGAGGTCGAAGCGATTCTGGTGGCGCACCTGACCGCGCTGCTGCCAGGGGACGCAGCGCGGGTCCGACTGATGGCGCGCCACTTCGCCTTTTTGCTGGAGGGCAGCATTTCGCGCGCCGGGCTGGAAGGCAACGGTGATTGCGTAAGAGAGGCGGAGCTGATGGCCGCGCAGATGATGGAGGCGCTGTGA
- a CDS encoding RES family NAD+ phosphorylase: MKTVPFYRLVKSVYAGSAFDGFGARTYGGRWNSIGVPCVYLASSRALCALELLVHLSVADLSQRYAMLSLEIPQELIAELDKAALPPDWQSDPAPRSTKALGDGWLSDPDNGLVLKVPSTLTGEWNALYNPQHPAALDALKTVKVEPFFFDARFALK; the protein is encoded by the coding sequence ATGAAAACCGTCCCGTTTTACCGGCTGGTGAAGTCGGTCTACGCCGGCAGCGCTTTTGACGGCTTCGGCGCGCGCACCTACGGCGGCCGCTGGAATTCGATCGGGGTACCCTGCGTCTATCTGGCGTCAAGCCGGGCGCTGTGCGCGCTGGAGCTGCTGGTGCATCTCTCCGTTGCCGATCTGTCGCAGCGCTATGCAATGCTGTCGCTGGAAATCCCGCAAGAGCTGATTGCCGAGCTGGATAAGGCCGCGCTGCCGCCAGACTGGCAGAGCGATCCGGCGCCGCGTTCCACCAAAGCGCTGGGCGACGGCTGGCTAAGCGATCCCGACAATGGTCTGGTGTTAAAGGTGCCCAGCACGCTGACCGGCGAATGGAACGCACTCTATAATCCGCAGCATCCGGCCGCGCTGGATGCACTGAAAACCGTTAAAGTTGAACCCTTCTTTTTTGATGCGCGTTTCGCCCTGAAGTAA